In a genomic window of Rhizobium acidisoli:
- a CDS encoding GFA family protein codes for MPILGSCQCQAVQYEVSELDGPMWNCFCQTCRKSHAADHNTAAKVKSENFKLTSGGDVLHSFESTPGKLRWFCSRCGSHVYAERPANPEMKVLRAGTFDTDPGSVPMSNVWLSHARPWLAHDPAKENFEEFP; via the coding sequence ATGCCGATCCTCGGATCTTGCCAATGTCAAGCGGTCCAGTACGAAGTGTCGGAACTGGATGGCCCGATGTGGAACTGCTTCTGCCAGACGTGCAGAAAGTCCCATGCGGCCGATCATAACACTGCCGCCAAGGTGAAGAGTGAGAACTTCAAGCTGACTTCCGGCGGGGACGTCCTTCACAGCTTTGAGTCGACCCCTGGAAAACTGAGGTGGTTCTGCTCACGGTGTGGTTCGCACGTTTATGCCGAACGGCCTGCCAACCCGGAAATGAAGGTGCTGCGGGCAGGCACTTTTGACACTGATCCTGGTTCGGTTCCTATGTCCAACGTCTGGCTGTCGCACGCCAGGCCGTGGCTTGCTCACGACCCCGCGAAGGAAAACTTCGAAGAGTTCCCGTGA
- a CDS encoding ABC transporter permease, with translation MSQRFGFPALDRSLTVPLVLFAVLLVAAAVLSPRLFTATGMGGAIIVAAPLILTTLALTPIVMAGRGSVDLSVGPLMGFVNVTLIGWLSARGYTSPLAVICWVVAIGALYQLLQALIIIYVRVAPIIVTLSSFLVLSGLNLMVMSRPGGVAPDWMMTWGAGTTILSPVLIIVLAALALWAVMRRTTFYSHLRMTGADERMAYTSGVKADTVRICAHLLGGVFVGLAALSYTALISSGDPTQGSSYTLQAVTALVLGGANLAGGRGGALGSTLGALNMFLISYLLSAFSFGSVTGFVTQMAFGLILVASLLVNVFMTARRTAF, from the coding sequence ATGTCGCAACGTTTTGGATTTCCTGCGCTCGACAGGTCGCTGACCGTACCGCTCGTTCTTTTCGCAGTGTTGCTCGTCGCCGCAGCCGTGCTCTCGCCGCGGCTGTTCACCGCAACCGGAATGGGCGGAGCAATCATCGTCGCAGCACCTTTGATCCTCACGACGCTGGCCCTGACACCGATCGTGATGGCAGGCCGCGGTTCGGTCGACCTTTCCGTTGGCCCGCTGATGGGTTTCGTGAACGTCACCCTGATCGGCTGGCTCTCGGCAAGGGGTTACACGTCTCCGCTCGCGGTGATTTGCTGGGTGGTGGCAATCGGCGCACTGTACCAGTTGCTGCAGGCGCTCATCATCATCTACGTCCGGGTCGCCCCCATCATCGTCACGCTCTCCAGCTTCCTCGTCCTTTCAGGCTTGAACCTCATGGTCATGTCAAGGCCGGGCGGCGTTGCGCCGGACTGGATGATGACGTGGGGAGCAGGAACGACGATCTTATCTCCGGTGCTGATCATCGTCCTGGCGGCGTTGGCTCTTTGGGCCGTTATGCGCCGGACCACCTTTTACTCCCACCTCCGCATGACAGGCGCTGACGAACGGATGGCCTACACGAGCGGGGTGAAAGCCGACACCGTACGCATCTGCGCCCATCTCCTCGGCGGCGTCTTCGTCGGCCTTGCCGCGCTCAGCTATACGGCATTGATCTCTTCTGGCGATCCTACCCAGGGAAGCAGCTACACGCTCCAGGCGGTTACCGCCCTGGTGCTCGGTGGCGCAAACCTGGCTGGCGGGAGAGGGGGAGCTTTGGGGTCCACGCTTGGTGCGCTGAACATGTTCCTCATCTCGTACCTGCTTTCCGCCTTCAGCTTCGGAAGCGTGACGGGGTTCGTGACGCAAATGGCTTTCGGCCTGATCCTCGTGGCATCGCTCCTCGTCAACGTATTCATGACGGCCCGGCGCACGGCTTTCTAG
- a CDS encoding LL-diaminopimelate aminotransferase, with protein sequence MRRRGGPTIRNQKLEFHKIQRLPPYVFDQVNRLKSSARAAGVDIIDLGMGNPDLPTPSWVVDKLCEAVQHPRTHRYSASKGIIGLRRAKAAYYARRFNVKLDPDTQVVATLGSKEGFANMAQAITAPGDVILCPNPSYPIHTFGFLMAGGVIRSVPVEPDETFFQALEMAVRHSVPKPLALIISYPSNPTARVATLDFYKDVIAFAKKHDLIVLSDIAYAEIYFDGPPPPSVLEVPGAIDVAVEFSSMSKTFSMPGWRVGFAVGNERLIRALTRVKSYLDYGAFTPIQVAAAHALNSDGEDAARARDIYRTRRDTLVKTFADAGFDVPAPAATMFAWAKIPPDFRHLGSLEFSKLVLEKAQVAISPGIGFGEMGDEYVRLAFVENEDRIRQAARNLKRWLSPIARPPQLDKTTKGI encoded by the coding sequence ATCCGTCGGCGCGGAGGACCTACGATAAGGAACCAGAAGTTGGAATTCCACAAGATACAGCGTTTGCCCCCTTACGTCTTCGACCAGGTGAACCGTCTCAAGTCCAGCGCGCGCGCGGCCGGAGTCGACATCATCGATCTTGGAATGGGCAATCCGGATCTTCCCACGCCAAGCTGGGTTGTGGACAAGCTGTGCGAAGCGGTGCAGCATCCGCGCACGCACCGCTATTCGGCTTCCAAGGGCATTATCGGGCTTCGCCGCGCCAAGGCTGCGTATTACGCCCGCCGGTTCAATGTGAAGCTTGATCCGGATACCCAGGTTGTTGCGACGCTTGGGTCCAAAGAGGGGTTTGCGAACATGGCGCAGGCCATAACCGCCCCCGGGGATGTCATTCTCTGTCCGAACCCTTCCTATCCGATTCATACGTTCGGATTTCTCATGGCAGGGGGCGTGATAAGGTCGGTACCGGTCGAGCCGGATGAGACCTTCTTCCAAGCTCTCGAAATGGCGGTGCGGCATTCGGTACCGAAGCCTCTGGCGCTCATCATAAGCTACCCGTCGAACCCCACCGCTCGCGTCGCGACGCTCGACTTCTATAAGGACGTCATCGCCTTTGCGAAGAAGCACGATCTCATCGTTCTGTCGGATATCGCCTACGCCGAAATCTATTTCGACGGTCCGCCGCCGCCGTCTGTTCTCGAAGTCCCCGGCGCGATCGACGTGGCCGTCGAGTTCTCCTCGATGTCGAAGACATTCTCTATGCCCGGTTGGCGCGTTGGGTTTGCGGTGGGCAACGAACGGCTCATCCGGGCGTTGACGCGCGTGAAATCGTACCTGGACTACGGAGCATTTACGCCAATCCAAGTCGCCGCCGCTCATGCCCTAAACTCGGACGGGGAGGACGCCGCGCGGGCCCGAGACATCTACAGGACGCGCAGAGATACACTGGTGAAGACCTTTGCCGATGCCGGTTTCGACGTTCCGGCTCCTGCGGCGACGATGTTCGCATGGGCGAAGATACCCCCGGATTTCCGACACCTTGGCTCGCTGGAGTTCTCGAAACTCGTCCTGGAGAAGGCACAGGTCGCGATTTCGCCAGGTATCGGTTTCGGCGAGATGGGTGACGAATACGTACGGCTGGCTTTCGTGGAGAATGAAGACAGAATCCGGCAGGCTGCACGGAACCTGAAGCGGTGGCTTTCTCCGATCGCGCGACCGCCACAACTCGATAAAACGACGAAAGGAATTTGA
- a CDS encoding LLM class flavin-dependent oxidoreductase, with translation MTTSDDFRAAGNPMFNGNKLKLGVFGTNCSSACAITTAESTFEPTFEHNVEIAKKLEAAGWECMVPIARWRGFGGPTNFNGVNMDTFTWAAALAAVTTKLQFFSTTHIPTLNPIVATKMATTIDNISKGRYGLNLVTGWFTPEMEMFGVPMMEHDTRYEYATEWMEIVDTLWKKNGVTYDGQFLKVKDAFSEPKPYNKETGRPVLICAGSSGKGLHFTAKFCDFNFGFMQDMESGAAWVKKVKELAREEYKRELGTFTACPVVVRETEKEARDYYDYYVNQKGDWEACENICEVLQVQSQNHSAEMYQKFKERFIAGWGGYPIVGTPEQVADKLVALSDTGVDGALLTMVDYNEELPFFNDRVMPLLKQAGLRN, from the coding sequence ATGACGACCAGCGATGATTTCCGCGCCGCCGGAAACCCTATGTTTAACGGCAACAAGCTGAAACTTGGCGTATTTGGAACAAATTGTTCAAGCGCTTGCGCCATCACCACCGCGGAATCGACTTTCGAACCGACTTTCGAACACAATGTCGAAATTGCCAAAAAGCTCGAAGCGGCGGGGTGGGAATGCATGGTGCCGATCGCCCGGTGGCGCGGTTTCGGCGGGCCGACGAATTTCAACGGCGTGAACATGGACACGTTCACCTGGGCCGCGGCCCTGGCTGCCGTGACCACGAAGCTGCAGTTTTTCTCGACGACGCATATCCCGACCCTGAACCCGATCGTCGCGACGAAGATGGCGACGACGATCGACAATATTTCGAAGGGCCGATACGGCCTTAACCTGGTGACGGGTTGGTTTACCCCGGAAATGGAGATGTTCGGCGTTCCGATGATGGAACACGACACCCGCTACGAATATGCCACGGAATGGATGGAAATCGTTGACACCCTGTGGAAGAAGAACGGTGTCACCTATGACGGCCAGTTCCTCAAGGTGAAAGACGCGTTCAGCGAGCCGAAGCCCTATAACAAGGAGACGGGCCGCCCGGTCCTCATTTGCGCCGGTTCCTCGGGCAAGGGCCTGCACTTCACCGCCAAGTTCTGCGACTTCAATTTCGGCTTCATGCAGGACATGGAATCGGGCGCAGCCTGGGTGAAGAAGGTGAAGGAGCTGGCTCGCGAGGAATACAAGCGCGAACTCGGAACCTTCACCGCGTGCCCGGTCGTCGTTCGCGAGACCGAAAAGGAAGCCCGGGACTACTATGACTACTACGTGAACCAGAAAGGCGACTGGGAAGCCTGCGAAAACATCTGCGAGGTTCTTCAGGTTCAGTCACAGAACCACTCGGCGGAGATGTACCAGAAATTCAAGGAGCGCTTTATCGCTGGCTGGGGCGGCTACCCGATCGTCGGAACGCCGGAACAGGTCGCCGACAAGCTCGTCGCATTGAGCGACACGGGCGTCGACGGCGCACTTCTCACAATGGTCGACTACAACGAAGAACTGCCGTTCTTCAACGACCGTGTCATGCCCCTGCTGAAACAGGCTGGCCTCAGGAACTGA
- a CDS encoding ABC transporter substrate-binding protein, whose product MLKKVYTALSVIIGLGLMTTAAFADGLDSLPPDQKQLYQLVDPAIPLGGTPLKDFVAKRPPPWKIGYASTYAGNTWRAQILTEMNEVLLPKYKEAGLVSDLVVTQSDLKDATQIQQMRQMVDDGVDAIIICCSNVTAINQTIEYAHSKGVPVFSFSGYVTSPYAINATENNTQGGYTAAKWLAEEIGGKGNVLTVSGIPGFASSDSFNVGAKKAFDEYKDITVVGDVAGKWTDQVAQVEVQKFLATNPTEIAGILVQSASENGVVNAVQQSGRDMMPIVLGGEASAACYWRKNPDFISQSFHFWPPRADARLVWDVMMRTLQGQGPKIQSILRPALPYTIDDVKETIPEDCDPNSTAWIEPKGDAWWPADVAAQYFERPEDPLAWRPKK is encoded by the coding sequence ATGCTGAAGAAGGTTTACACCGCATTGAGCGTGATCATCGGGCTAGGCCTGATGACCACCGCCGCATTCGCGGACGGCTTAGACTCGCTACCACCGGACCAGAAGCAGCTTTACCAGCTCGTGGACCCGGCAATTCCCCTCGGCGGTACGCCGCTCAAGGATTTTGTGGCGAAGCGGCCGCCGCCGTGGAAAATCGGCTACGCGTCCACTTATGCCGGCAACACGTGGCGTGCCCAGATCCTCACTGAAATGAACGAGGTTCTGCTTCCGAAATACAAGGAGGCTGGACTGGTATCTGACCTTGTCGTCACGCAGTCCGACCTGAAGGACGCGACGCAAATCCAGCAGATGCGCCAGATGGTTGACGACGGCGTCGATGCCATCATCATCTGCTGCTCGAACGTGACGGCCATCAACCAGACGATCGAATACGCGCATTCCAAGGGCGTTCCGGTTTTCTCCTTCTCGGGTTACGTGACATCGCCCTACGCGATCAATGCGACCGAAAACAACACCCAGGGCGGTTACACGGCCGCGAAATGGCTGGCTGAGGAAATCGGCGGCAAGGGCAACGTCCTGACGGTTTCAGGCATCCCGGGCTTCGCATCGTCCGACAGCTTCAATGTCGGTGCCAAGAAGGCGTTCGACGAGTATAAGGACATCACCGTCGTGGGCGATGTCGCTGGCAAGTGGACCGATCAGGTCGCCCAGGTCGAAGTCCAGAAATTCCTCGCGACCAACCCTACCGAAATCGCCGGTATCTTGGTCCAGTCGGCGTCGGAAAACGGTGTCGTCAACGCGGTCCAGCAGTCTGGGCGCGACATGATGCCAATCGTCCTCGGCGGCGAAGCGTCAGCGGCGTGCTACTGGCGTAAGAATCCCGACTTCATTAGCCAGAGCTTCCATTTCTGGCCACCGCGGGCCGATGCTCGCCTGGTGTGGGACGTGATGATGAGGACACTCCAAGGCCAGGGGCCGAAAATCCAGTCGATCCTGCGACCGGCTCTTCCCTACACGATCGACGATGTGAAGGAAACAATTCCGGAAGATTGCGATCCGAACTCCACGGCGTGGATCGAGCCCAAGGGCGACGCATGGTGGCCCGCGGACGTAGCAGCACAGTACTTTGAGCGGCCGGAAGATCCGCTGGCCTGGCGCCCGAAGAAGTAG
- a CDS encoding sugar ABC transporter ATP-binding protein: protein MTNDVAVSMTAVAKSFGETKALKKCDFVAKAGEVHAIVGENGSGKSTMAKIMSGVIAADAGSALILGKSIASPVDAKEVGLATIFQEVLVADEASVLDNLFVGSEDLFSLRKSSKERESLAQSLLDRLVGKHVDLRQNVGDLPLSVKQWIVIARAVLRKPKVLILDESSAALDLDATVRLHEEIDRLRSEGCAVIIVTHRIAELVRIADRATILRDGFTVGVLEKSEITEANLLRMMTPQDRQISAAASTSAARLSGDRKEALSVHGARPQEASQPFDFVLPQGSIVGVAGLDGQGQDAFVRLVARIISPFGGEVRVLDRESTGLVKVSTLDDAANKGIVYVSGDRKREGIFPQQSIFENLAIGIYQKNLGPFGVIRRKRLKQTFAREIERLRVKIGHPDNRITSLSGGNQQKVLIGRAFANDPRVIVLNDPARGVDLNTKRDLYRELRLFAEGGGSVIYLSSEIEEFLGFADRVDVFHKGSIHRSLDGPDINEETILAAMFGRSVADTMEFSKERKAH, encoded by the coding sequence ATGACGAATGACGTCGCCGTAAGCATGACGGCCGTTGCCAAATCGTTTGGCGAAACGAAGGCTTTGAAGAAATGCGATTTTGTCGCCAAGGCAGGAGAGGTGCACGCGATCGTTGGCGAGAATGGCAGCGGCAAGAGCACCATGGCGAAGATCATGTCCGGCGTTATCGCTGCCGATGCAGGATCTGCCCTGATCCTTGGCAAGTCCATCGCTTCGCCAGTCGATGCCAAAGAGGTTGGTCTCGCTACGATCTTTCAGGAGGTCCTTGTCGCCGATGAGGCGAGTGTCCTCGACAACCTTTTCGTGGGAAGCGAGGACCTGTTCTCGCTTCGGAAATCCTCCAAGGAACGTGAAAGCCTTGCGCAAAGCCTTCTGGACCGCCTGGTCGGAAAGCATGTCGATCTCAGGCAGAACGTCGGTGATCTTCCGCTCAGCGTCAAGCAATGGATCGTGATCGCCCGGGCCGTTCTGAGGAAACCCAAGGTCTTGATCCTGGACGAGTCCTCGGCTGCACTCGATCTCGACGCGACCGTCCGGCTCCACGAAGAGATCGATCGGCTCCGGTCCGAGGGGTGCGCGGTAATCATCGTCACGCACCGCATCGCTGAGCTCGTCCGTATCGCCGACCGGGCGACAATACTGAGAGACGGTTTCACCGTCGGTGTCCTTGAGAAATCCGAGATCACCGAGGCGAACCTCCTCCGCATGATGACCCCTCAAGACCGCCAGATTTCCGCCGCCGCTTCAACGTCTGCAGCGCGCCTGTCGGGTGATCGCAAGGAGGCTCTTTCCGTGCATGGCGCGCGCCCCCAAGAGGCATCGCAACCGTTCGACTTCGTCCTTCCGCAGGGTTCTATCGTGGGCGTTGCGGGTCTGGACGGCCAGGGCCAGGACGCCTTTGTGCGACTGGTCGCAAGGATTATCTCGCCGTTCGGAGGGGAGGTCCGGGTCCTGGATCGGGAAAGCACCGGTCTCGTCAAAGTCAGCACGCTCGACGACGCCGCGAATAAGGGCATTGTGTACGTATCCGGAGACCGGAAGCGGGAAGGAATTTTCCCACAGCAGAGCATTTTCGAGAACCTCGCCATCGGTATCTACCAAAAGAACCTGGGGCCGTTCGGTGTCATCAGGCGGAAAAGGCTGAAGCAGACGTTTGCCCGGGAGATCGAGCGACTCCGCGTCAAGATCGGGCACCCGGACAACCGGATTACGTCCCTTTCCGGGGGGAACCAGCAGAAGGTCCTGATCGGTCGTGCCTTCGCCAATGATCCCAGAGTGATCGTTCTTAACGACCCTGCTCGAGGCGTGGACCTCAACACCAAACGTGACCTGTATCGCGAGCTTCGGCTGTTTGCCGAAGGTGGCGGCTCGGTAATCTACCTTTCAAGCGAGATCGAAGAGTTTCTCGGTTTCGCCGATCGCGTTGATGTCTTTCACAAAGGGAGCATCCATCGTTCCCTCGACGGCCCCGACATCAACGAAGAAACCATTCTCGCTGCAATGTTCGGCCGCTCGGTTGCCGACACCATGGAATTCTCCAAAGAGAGAAAGGCACACTGA